One window from the genome of Leucobacter aridicollis encodes:
- the arfB gene encoding alternative ribosome rescue aminoacyl-tRNA hydrolase ArfB: MDITVTHKLTIPAAELGWRFSRSSGPGGQHVNTSDSRVELFWEVASSKALTDEQRLRLLAKLGNRLVNGTVTVTASEERSQLRNRETAREKLGQLVAAALAPDGPKRRATKPTRGSRERRLQTKGKRSEVKRNRQRPAFD; encoded by the coding sequence GTGGATATCACGGTCACGCACAAGCTGACCATCCCAGCCGCCGAGCTCGGATGGCGGTTTTCGCGATCCTCCGGGCCCGGCGGGCAGCACGTCAACACCTCCGATAGCCGGGTCGAGCTCTTCTGGGAGGTGGCCTCGTCGAAGGCGCTCACCGACGAGCAGCGGCTGCGGCTACTCGCAAAGCTTGGAAACCGGCTCGTGAACGGCACGGTCACTGTCACCGCGTCTGAGGAGCGCTCTCAGCTGCGCAACCGCGAGACCGCGCGCGAGAAGCTCGGGCAGCTCGTCGCCGCCGCGCTCGCGCCCGACGGGCCGAAGCGCCGGGCGACGAAGCCGACCCGCGGTTCGCGCGAGCGGCGCCTGCAAACAAAGGGCAAGCGCTCAGAGGTGAAGCGCAACAGGCAGCGGCCAGCCTTCGACTAA
- a CDS encoding DUF2200 domain-containing protein, translated as MAAHRIYKLAFSDLYPNYTHKAERKGRTKAEVDEIICWLTGYSQAQLDELIEPGNPVNLEEFFRDAPKMNIARSQITGTICGVKLAEIEDPLMLEIRYLDKLIDELAKGKAMEKILRTLPTPA; from the coding sequence ATGGCCGCACACCGTATCTACAAGCTCGCGTTCTCGGATCTGTACCCGAACTACACGCACAAGGCCGAGCGCAAGGGCCGCACGAAGGCGGAGGTCGACGAGATCATCTGCTGGCTCACCGGCTACTCGCAGGCGCAGCTCGACGAGCTCATCGAGCCAGGCAACCCCGTGAACCTCGAGGAGTTCTTCCGAGATGCCCCGAAGATGAACATCGCGCGCTCGCAGATCACTGGCACGATCTGCGGCGTGAAGCTCGCGGAGATTGAAGATCCGCTGATGCTCGAGATCCGCTACCTCGACAAGCTCATCGACGAGCTTGCGAAGGGGAAGGCGATGGAGAAGATCCTCCGCACCCTTCCCACCCCGGCATAA
- a CDS encoding class I adenylate-forming enzyme family protein has protein sequence MPITQSILDVARRHPDRVAIAGEGGRLSYAELVEDSRRVFAVVDALHRAQHAAPDTESDAEPAATPAAAPEPAPETRGIPITAVSIDSAFHTSRIIAGLAGYRAVSATIDPRWPLEHRVNVIVTTGIGVVVSDAQDLAPALRARGWGGTIISLAEFRAAERGVGDPDRPLAPPPTVRDGDEAFLLLFSSGTTSAPKGFLKTRDQYRANVAVSSAYLEPLPGVHTLAPGPVSYSLTLYALIECLATGGAAHMADAFDAIEMARRVSEERITRVVAVPALVQSLSDAARRDPSRFGSLELVVTGGANLSASLRAGLASVLPAVRLISYYGAAEIGFIGDSRGGDGTLIEVYDGIGFEIRSDAGERLPDGEFGTLWIDAAACSDGYLAGTTDAVLRGDDGWATVHDQGRIVDGKLQLAGRAGDIVVTGGHKVALPEVERAFEGMHGLSAGAGAGIVCAIALPHPRLGSVVALVIEGGADAPVPGKDAMRGWARERLAPQFVPRQWYRLDALPRTVGGKIRRAETVALIESGEGERL, from the coding sequence GTGCCGATCACGCAGTCGATACTTGATGTCGCGAGGCGACACCCCGATCGGGTCGCGATCGCTGGTGAAGGCGGCAGGCTCAGCTACGCCGAGCTCGTCGAGGATTCGCGCCGCGTGTTCGCCGTCGTCGACGCCCTGCACCGAGCACAGCACGCTGCGCCCGACACAGAGTCCGACGCTGAGCCCGCCGCTACGCCCGCCGCGGCGCCGGAGCCCGCACCAGAGACGCGCGGCATCCCGATCACCGCGGTGAGCATCGACTCTGCCTTTCACACCTCCCGTATCATCGCGGGCCTCGCCGGGTATCGCGCAGTGTCTGCGACGATCGACCCGCGCTGGCCGCTCGAACACCGCGTCAACGTGATCGTCACGACAGGCATCGGAGTCGTCGTGAGCGACGCCCAAGACCTCGCCCCCGCGCTTCGCGCGCGCGGCTGGGGCGGCACGATCATCTCGCTCGCCGAGTTTCGGGCGGCTGAGCGGGGCGTTGGGGATCCTGATCGCCCGCTCGCGCCACCGCCGACTGTGCGCGATGGCGACGAGGCGTTCCTGCTGCTCTTCTCGTCTGGCACGACGAGTGCGCCGAAGGGGTTTCTGAAGACGCGCGACCAGTACCGGGCGAACGTCGCGGTGTCGAGTGCGTACCTCGAGCCGCTGCCAGGCGTGCACACGCTCGCGCCGGGCCCGGTGTCGTACAGCCTCACGCTCTACGCGCTCATCGAGTGCCTCGCGACGGGCGGGGCCGCGCACATGGCCGACGCGTTCGACGCGATCGAGATGGCCCGGCGAGTGAGCGAGGAACGGATCACCCGCGTCGTCGCCGTGCCCGCGCTCGTCCAGTCGCTGAGCGACGCCGCCCGCCGCGACCCCAGCAGGTTCGGCTCGCTCGAACTCGTGGTGACCGGGGGAGCGAACCTCTCGGCCTCGCTGCGCGCGGGCCTCGCGTCCGTGCTGCCAGCCGTGCGACTCATTAGCTACTACGGGGCAGCCGAGATCGGGTTTATCGGCGACAGCCGCGGCGGCGACGGCACGCTCATCGAGGTGTACGACGGGATCGGGTTCGAGATCCGCTCCGACGCAGGGGAGCGGCTGCCCGACGGAGAATTCGGCACCCTCTGGATCGACGCGGCGGCCTGCTCCGACGGCTACCTCGCGGGCACCACCGACGCCGTGCTGCGCGGGGACGACGGCTGGGCGACGGTGCACGATCAGGGGCGCATCGTCGACGGCAAGTTGCAGCTCGCCGGGCGGGCCGGCGACATCGTCGTGACCGGCGGGCACAAGGTTGCGCTGCCCGAGGTCGAGCGCGCGTTCGAGGGCATGCACGGGCTTAGTGCTGGTGCTGGCGCTGGTATCGTATGCGCGATCGCGCTACCGCACCCGCGGCTCGGAAGCGTCGTCGCGCTCGTGATTGAGGGCGGCGCTGACGCGCCCGTTCCCGGCAAGGACGCGATGCGCGGGTGGGCCCGCGAGCGCCTCGCACCGCAGTTCGTGCCGCGCCAGTGGTATCGCTTGGACGCCCTGCCGCGCACCGTCGGCGGGAAGATTCGCCGGGCCGAGACCGTTGCACTCATCGAATCGGGCGAAGGGGAGCGATTGTGA
- a CDS encoding beta-ketoacyl-[acyl-carrier-protein] synthase family protein: protein MSERRVVITGLGAVTPSGIGVPRLWNAVAQGWSAITRLEGPEFDDLAVRIGGQVRGFDVSTVLERSLAKRLSPVQHWAIAAADEALAQAGVNAAGVAGAVAGGVRAGGDAGVGDGARAGDGGGSAAALPWDATRVAVIAATGSGPIDAMQSATRVLDARGPRAVPLTLSIHGAPDSAAALLSQRYGIRGPAQGVSATCASGVVGLGDGLRRIRHGYADAVLVVGYEDCLNGVNLSSNANMRALAAGYENDPETASRPFDRARSGFVMSQGAAAILIESEEHALARGAEILAVLAGFGSASDAHHPTAPHPEGRGAAQAVRECLADAGVEPEDVDHINAHGTGTPAGDAVELLALEAALGSHARRTPISATKSSTGHLLGAGGVVEAIISVMAVRQRLLPPTLNLEDPEFDGWDFVAGKWRPVAVSRVLSTSFGFGGHNGAVLIERP from the coding sequence GTGAGCGAGAGACGAGTCGTCATCACGGGGCTCGGGGCCGTCACCCCGAGCGGGATTGGCGTGCCGAGGCTGTGGAACGCGGTTGCCCAAGGGTGGAGCGCAATCACGCGGCTTGAGGGCCCCGAGTTCGACGACCTCGCCGTGCGCATCGGCGGGCAGGTGCGCGGCTTTGACGTGTCGACTGTGCTCGAGCGGAGCCTCGCGAAGCGGCTGAGCCCCGTGCAGCACTGGGCGATCGCCGCGGCCGATGAGGCGCTCGCGCAGGCTGGCGTTAATGCTGCGGGTGTTGCTGGCGCGGTCGCTGGTGGCGTTCGGGCTGGCGGTGATGCCGGTGTCGGCGATGGTGCGCGAGCTGGCGATGGTGGCGGATCCGCTGCCGCGCTGCCGTGGGACGCGACGCGGGTCGCCGTGATCGCGGCGACGGGATCCGGCCCCATCGACGCGATGCAGTCGGCAACGCGGGTGCTCGATGCACGGGGGCCGCGCGCGGTGCCGCTCACGCTCTCGATTCACGGCGCCCCAGACTCCGCGGCCGCCCTGCTCAGCCAGCGGTACGGCATCCGCGGGCCGGCCCAGGGCGTCTCCGCGACGTGCGCGAGCGGCGTGGTCGGGCTTGGCGACGGGCTCAGACGCATCCGCCACGGCTACGCCGACGCCGTGCTCGTCGTCGGGTACGAGGACTGCCTGAACGGCGTGAACCTCTCATCGAACGCGAACATGCGGGCGCTCGCCGCAGGCTACGAAAACGACCCCGAGACCGCGTCGCGACCGTTTGACCGGGCGCGCTCGGGGTTTGTGATGTCGCAGGGGGCTGCGGCGATCCTCATTGAGTCGGAGGAGCACGCGCTCGCGCGCGGCGCGGAGATCCTTGCGGTGCTCGCCGGGTTCGGCTCCGCGAGCGACGCACACCACCCGACCGCCCCGCACCCCGAGGGTCGCGGCGCCGCGCAGGCAGTGCGGGAGTGCCTCGCAGACGCGGGCGTCGAACCCGAGGACGTCGACCACATCAACGCGCACGGCACCGGCACCCCCGCGGGCGACGCGGTCGAACTTCTCGCCCTCGAGGCCGCGCTCGGGTCGCACGCCCGGCGCACCCCGATCTCGGCGACGAAGTCGAGCACCGGGCACCTGCTCGGCGCGGGCGGGGTGGTGGAGGCAATCATCTCGGTGATGGCCGTGCGCCAGCGGCTGCTGCCGCCGACACTGAACCTTGAAGACCCAGAGTTTGACGGCTGGGACTTCGTCGCCGGGAAGTGGCGGCCCGTCGCGGTTTCGCGCGTGCTGTCGACGTCGTTCGGGTTCGGCGGGCACAACGGCGCCGTGCTCATCGAGCGGCCGTAG
- a CDS encoding acyl-CoA dehydrogenase family protein — MSDRETRHQELAEQYLPKELLERFRERAAVYDRENSFFHEDLAELREQGYLTAFVPEEFGGPGLTLSEVSRLQQRLATAAPGTALAINMHLMCTGVIRAMYERGDHSLDYVFEEAVAGEIFAFGISEPANDWVLQGSKTKAEPQGDGGYLLSGVKIFTSLSPVWTRLIVHGLDQTTAGSDAETLVYGFLERSHEEAAAGTGAGITVSDQWDVLGMRASQSRATILKEAPMRAERVARRIPAGRHPDLLTFAITANFQLLIGSVYAGVARRGLELAAAGMQKRRSAKAGTSHAEVPEARVRLADAHMDFMAVPAQLDAYARDFDELVDHGAGWPLRLVSVRLNASAAARRNAETALICAGGSGFDNGSEISRLYRDATASIFHPPGIDAARPMYAAALLDEN; from the coding sequence ATGAGTGACCGAGAGACGCGGCATCAGGAGCTTGCCGAGCAGTACCTGCCGAAGGAGCTGCTTGAGCGGTTCCGCGAGCGGGCGGCCGTGTACGACCGTGAGAACAGCTTCTTCCACGAGGATCTCGCTGAGCTGCGTGAGCAGGGCTACCTCACGGCGTTCGTGCCCGAGGAGTTCGGTGGGCCGGGCCTGACGCTCAGCGAGGTGTCGCGGCTGCAGCAGCGGCTCGCGACCGCCGCTCCCGGTACCGCCCTCGCCATCAACATGCACCTCATGTGCACTGGCGTGATCCGCGCGATGTACGAGCGCGGCGACCACTCCCTCGACTACGTGTTCGAGGAGGCCGTGGCGGGCGAGATCTTTGCGTTCGGCATCAGCGAGCCCGCGAATGACTGGGTGCTGCAGGGCTCGAAGACCAAGGCCGAGCCGCAGGGTGACGGCGGTTACTTGCTCTCTGGCGTGAAGATCTTCACGTCGCTCTCCCCGGTGTGGACGAGACTCATCGTGCACGGGCTCGACCAGACGACCGCTGGTAGCGACGCGGAGACGCTCGTATATGGGTTCCTCGAGCGTAGCCACGAGGAGGCCGCGGCCGGTACCGGTGCGGGGATCACGGTGTCAGACCAGTGGGATGTTCTCGGCATGCGGGCGTCGCAGAGCCGGGCGACGATCCTCAAGGAAGCGCCGATGCGGGCTGAGCGGGTCGCGCGCAGAATCCCGGCTGGGCGGCACCCAGATCTGTTGACGTTTGCGATCACCGCGAACTTCCAGTTGCTCATCGGCTCCGTCTACGCAGGCGTCGCGCGTCGCGGGCTCGAGCTCGCGGCCGCAGGAATGCAGAAGCGGCGCTCCGCGAAGGCAGGCACGTCGCACGCCGAGGTGCCAGAGGCACGCGTTCGCCTCGCCGACGCCCATATGGATTTCATGGCGGTGCCCGCGCAGCTCGATGCATACGCGCGCGACTTCGACGAGCTCGTCGATCACGGTGCGGGCTGGCCGCTGCGGCTCGTGTCTGTGCGGCTGAACGCCTCAGCAGCGGCCCGCCGCAACGCAGAAACCGCGCTCATCTGTGCCGGGGGATCGGGCTTCGACAACGGCAGCGAGATCAGCCGCCTGTACCGTGATGCGACCGCAAGCATCTTCCACCCGCCGGGCATAGACGCGGCACGCCCGATGTACGCGGCGGCCCTGCTCGACGAGAACTGA
- a CDS encoding group I intron-associated PD-(D/E)XK endonuclease, with product MAAQRKYSDQQLAEAIASARSWRGVLRALGLPDTSSSAIRVARQRANDLAIGYGHFIGQRAWTEPRLRAAVASSNTWSGVAETLGIAGSSAAGALEGHCIRLGIDSTHFIGPQENPAAEELRPSIANLDRAGALLAASWFALCGHDVSWPLEPSRYDLLVSRGDGIRKVQVKTTTVRVGETWKVYLSTSRMMRKTYSPDEIDEFFVVTAEFECYLIPLAEVGGLHAIHLSGYDRFRVPRALEAAAPKPTDQKAC from the coding sequence ATGGCGGCACAGCGGAAGTACTCTGACCAACAACTGGCTGAGGCGATCGCATCGGCAAGATCTTGGCGTGGGGTTCTTCGTGCGCTCGGCCTCCCTGATACTTCTTCAAGCGCTATTCGTGTCGCACGGCAACGAGCAAATGACTTGGCGATTGGATACGGCCACTTTATTGGGCAGCGAGCATGGACCGAGCCTCGTTTACGCGCGGCTGTCGCAAGCTCAAACACATGGTCAGGTGTTGCTGAAACGCTCGGAATCGCCGGGAGCTCTGCCGCTGGTGCGCTGGAAGGGCATTGCATCCGATTGGGAATCGACTCTACGCACTTCATAGGTCCTCAGGAGAATCCAGCGGCTGAGGAGCTGAGGCCAAGCATTGCGAACCTAGACAGGGCTGGCGCGCTGCTGGCTGCTTCCTGGTTCGCGCTGTGCGGGCACGACGTTTCCTGGCCGTTGGAACCGAGCCGTTACGACCTCCTCGTTTCACGTGGGGACGGCATTCGAAAGGTTCAGGTAAAGACAACCACTGTTCGTGTTGGCGAGACTTGGAAGGTCTACCTTTCGACCTCGCGAATGATGCGCAAAACGTACAGTCCAGACGAGATTGACGAGTTCTTCGTCGTCACGGCGGAGTTCGAATGCTACTTAATCCCGCTCGCCGAAGTTGGGGGACTTCATGCAATTCATTTGAGCGGCTATGACCGGTTCCGAGTTCCGCGAGCTTTGGAAGCCGCTGCTCCCAAACCTACTGACCAGAAAGCCTGTTGA
- a CDS encoding type I restriction-modification system subunit M yields the protein MTNGMKEQQRAELHKTIWQVANDLRGSVDGWDFKSYVLGMLFYRFISENLTTYINKGEREAGAPDFDFTHLSDEDAEFARDEIVAEKGFFIKPSELFENVRKKAASNENLNETLESIFRDIEGSAVGTDSEDDLKGLFDDLNVNSTKLGNTVAKRNEKLVKLLDAISSLPLGGDYADNSIDLFGDAYEYLMQMYASSAGKSGGEYYTPQEVSELLAHITTMGKKRVNKVYDPAAGSGSLLLKFAKVLGKENVGGFYGQEINLTTYNLARINMFLHDVNYEKFDIALGDTLLEPAHWDEEPFEAIVSNPPYSIRWEGDANPLLINDPRFAPAGVLAPKSKADLAFTMHMLHWLATDGTAAIVEFPGVLYRGGAEQKIRKYLIDNNYVESVIQLPPDLFFGTTIGTCIIVLKKSKKTNDVLFIDASAEFVRSGNKNKLSPDNLQNVLMALEDREHQDHFATTVANSTIAENDYNIAVSSYVEAEDTREVIDITELNARIETIVASQSELRTKIDAIVADLEGSK from the coding sequence ATGACAAACGGCATGAAAGAACAGCAGCGGGCAGAGCTTCACAAGACCATCTGGCAAGTCGCAAATGATCTTCGGGGTTCAGTCGATGGCTGGGACTTCAAGTCCTACGTACTCGGCATGCTGTTCTACCGCTTCATCTCCGAAAACCTCACCACCTACATCAACAAAGGCGAGCGCGAAGCCGGAGCCCCTGACTTCGACTTCACTCACCTCTCAGACGAAGACGCCGAGTTCGCGCGTGACGAGATCGTCGCTGAGAAGGGCTTCTTCATTAAGCCGTCTGAGCTGTTCGAAAACGTGCGAAAGAAAGCAGCATCGAACGAGAACCTCAACGAGACGCTCGAATCGATCTTCCGCGACATCGAAGGCTCTGCCGTCGGCACCGACAGCGAAGACGACCTCAAAGGCCTCTTCGACGATCTGAACGTAAACAGTACGAAGCTAGGCAACACGGTTGCGAAGCGCAACGAGAAACTCGTGAAACTGCTCGATGCGATCAGCAGCCTCCCGCTCGGTGGCGATTACGCCGACAACTCGATTGATCTCTTTGGTGACGCATACGAGTACCTCATGCAGATGTATGCATCGAGCGCCGGTAAATCCGGTGGCGAATACTACACCCCGCAAGAAGTGTCCGAGCTGCTCGCGCACATCACCACGATGGGTAAGAAGCGGGTCAACAAAGTGTACGACCCTGCTGCAGGATCAGGCTCACTGCTGCTGAAGTTCGCAAAGGTTCTTGGTAAAGAGAACGTGGGTGGCTTCTACGGTCAAGAGATCAACCTCACCACCTACAACCTTGCTCGCATCAACATGTTCCTCCATGATGTGAACTACGAGAAATTCGACATCGCACTCGGTGACACCCTGCTTGAGCCTGCCCACTGGGACGAGGAACCGTTCGAGGCCATCGTCTCGAACCCGCCGTACTCGATCAGGTGGGAAGGCGACGCGAACCCTCTCCTGATCAACGACCCACGCTTCGCGCCTGCGGGTGTGCTGGCCCCGAAGTCGAAGGCCGATCTTGCGTTCACGATGCATATGCTGCATTGGCTTGCGACCGATGGCACCGCGGCCATCGTCGAGTTCCCGGGTGTGCTGTATCGAGGTGGTGCAGAGCAGAAGATCCGCAAGTACCTGATCGACAACAACTATGTCGAGTCCGTGATTCAGTTGCCGCCGGACCTGTTCTTCGGCACCACGATCGGCACCTGCATCATCGTGCTCAAGAAGTCCAAGAAGACGAACGACGTGCTGTTCATTGATGCGTCGGCAGAGTTCGTGCGAAGCGGCAACAAGAACAAGCTCTCACCCGACAACCTGCAGAACGTACTCATGGCGCTCGAGGACCGCGAACATCAGGACCACTTCGCCACCACAGTCGCGAACAGTACGATTGCGGAGAATGACTACAACATCGCCGTCTCCTCCTACGTCGAAGCAGAAGACACCCGCGAGGTCATCGACATCACGGAACTGAACGCCCGGATCGAGACGATCGTGGCGAGCCAATCAGAGCTGCGTACCAAGATTGATGCGATCGTCGCGGATCTGGAGGGTTCGAAGTGA
- a CDS encoding restriction endonuclease subunit S, with protein MSRIDDLIAEHCPDGVPYRGLTDVADYVRGVTYNKSNEQADGPVSVLRANNISLATNTLNFADVKRVSGSVRVRDNQRLVHGDILICAGSGSKDHIGKVAFIFDDLEHTFGGFMGVVRAKGELEPRFLFHLLTGGSFLAYLRSALSTTTINNLNAGVMRGFRIPVPPIEVQRAIVEVLDTFSKLEAELEAELEAELEARKQQYEHYRNSLMLAGGGTHTVLLEDIATVGTGSHDTKDAQPDGDYTFYARGREPLLLNTFDFDENAIITAGDGVGVGKVFHFARGKYALHQRAYRIVPDEGVDARFIYHYFLADFARYLERTSVHASVTSLRRPMFLKYPLQLPPIEEQRRIVEILDKFDALVNDLSVGLPAELAARRQQYEYYRDKLLTFKELEVTA; from the coding sequence GTGAGCCGCATCGATGATCTGATCGCGGAGCACTGCCCTGATGGCGTGCCTTACCGGGGCCTCACTGACGTAGCTGATTATGTTCGCGGAGTTACCTACAACAAAAGCAACGAGCAGGCCGACGGGCCGGTGAGCGTACTACGCGCCAATAACATCTCTCTAGCTACAAACACATTGAATTTCGCTGATGTCAAACGTGTTTCTGGCTCTGTTCGAGTCCGAGACAATCAACGTCTAGTACACGGTGACATTCTTATCTGTGCAGGAAGCGGCAGCAAAGACCACATCGGAAAAGTTGCGTTCATATTTGACGACTTAGAGCATACATTCGGCGGATTCATGGGGGTTGTGCGCGCAAAAGGTGAGCTAGAACCACGATTCCTGTTCCATCTACTCACAGGCGGCTCATTTCTTGCCTACTTACGGAGTGCGCTTTCGACAACCACTATTAACAACCTCAACGCGGGAGTTATGCGAGGGTTTCGTATCCCGGTTCCGCCGATTGAGGTGCAGCGTGCGATCGTTGAGGTGCTGGATACGTTCAGTAAGCTGGAAGCGGAGCTGGAAGCGGAGCTGGAAGCGGAGCTGGAAGCCCGCAAACAGCAATACGAGCACTACCGCAACAGCCTGATGCTTGCGGGTGGAGGCACGCATACGGTGCTCCTCGAAGACATCGCGACTGTCGGCACCGGAAGCCACGACACCAAAGACGCTCAACCGGATGGTGATTACACTTTCTATGCTCGAGGGCGCGAGCCTCTCCTGCTCAATACCTTTGATTTTGACGAGAATGCCATCATCACCGCAGGTGACGGTGTTGGGGTTGGTAAAGTCTTTCATTTCGCGCGCGGGAAGTACGCGCTTCACCAACGCGCATACCGCATAGTTCCTGATGAGGGCGTTGACGCGCGCTTCATCTATCACTATTTTCTCGCTGACTTCGCCAGATATCTTGAGCGAACCTCAGTGCATGCTTCGGTAACTTCTCTGCGGCGTCCAATGTTCCTGAAATATCCACTCCAGTTGCCGCCGATTGAGGAGCAGCGTCGTATCGTCGAGATTCTTGACAAGTTCGATGCACTTGTGAACGACCTGAGTGTCGGTCTGCCTGCTGAGCTTGCTGCGCGTCGGCAGCAGTATGAGTACTACCGTGACAAGCTCCTCACCTTCAAAGAACTGGAGGTGACAGCATGA